One window of the Fusobacterium animalis 7_1 genome contains the following:
- a CDS encoding M20/M25/M40 family metallo-hydrolase has protein sequence MILEKKLINSIEKYKEEAFALNYYLAKNPEISGKEYNSCKKIMEILNKHQIATKERFSDIDTSFLGEVIKKENSNINIAILTEYDALPEVGHACGHSASAAISVLAALALKDNEEYINANIDIIGTPDEEDIGMKVTMADKGVFDKYDCAIMVHLGIKNIPNWKMLAFETYEIEFTGFPAHTAVAPWCGRSALDGLMLSIHAFDLMRKCTKRNTIIEGFIQEGGSATNIIPNKAKAKYTFRSDSLKYLKEEMIPWFKNIIEGCSLATQTKSKIEIFGNSFSDMNYLKSGTQIIMNVMKDYGMEYETMDYPEGSSDMGNVSYRCPAFHPSVAITNKNIALHTKEFADIVASEKSEPCIINGATVIDGFLARILENSEILKSIKQEFLKNKI, from the coding sequence ATGATTTTAGAAAAAAAATTAATTAACAGTATAGAAAAATATAAAGAAGAGGCTTTTGCTTTAAATTATTATTTGGCAAAAAATCCTGAGATATCTGGAAAAGAATATAACTCCTGTAAAAAGATAATGGAAATTTTAAATAAACATCAAATTGCTACCAAAGAAAGATTTTCAGACATAGATACTTCATTTTTAGGTGAAGTTATAAAAAAAGAAAACTCAAATATAAATATTGCAATATTGACAGAATATGATGCTCTTCCTGAAGTAGGACATGCCTGTGGACATTCTGCAAGTGCAGCAATATCTGTACTAGCAGCTCTTGCACTTAAAGATAATGAAGAATATATAAATGCAAATATAGATATTATTGGTACACCAGATGAAGAAGATATTGGTATGAAAGTTACTATGGCTGATAAAGGAGTTTTTGACAAATATGATTGTGCAATTATGGTTCATCTAGGTATTAAAAATATCCCTAACTGGAAAATGCTTGCCTTTGAAACTTATGAAATAGAATTTACTGGGTTTCCTGCTCATACAGCTGTTGCTCCTTGGTGTGGAAGATCAGCATTAGATGGATTAATGTTATCCATTCATGCTTTTGATTTAATGAGAAAATGCACTAAACGAAATACTATAATAGAAGGATTTATACAAGAAGGAGGAAGTGCAACAAATATAATACCAAATAAAGCTAAAGCTAAATATACTTTTAGATCAGATTCTTTGAAATATTTAAAAGAAGAAATGATCCCATGGTTTAAAAATATAATTGAAGGTTGCTCACTTGCAACTCAAACAAAATCTAAAATAGAAATTTTTGGTAATTCATTTAGTGATATGAATTATTTAAAAAGTGGGACTCAAATTATTATGAATGTGATGAAAGACTATGGAATGGAATATGAAACTATGGACTATCCAGAAGGTTCATCAGATATGGGAAATGTAAGTTATAGATGTCCAGCATTTCATCCTTCAGTAGCAATAACAAATAAAAATATAGCTCTTCATACAAAAGAGTTTGCAGATATTGTTGCATCTGAAAAATCCGAACCTTGTATTATAAATGGTGCAACTGTTATTGATGGGTTCTTAGCAAGAATACTTGAAAATTCTGAAATATTAAAATCTATAAAACAAGAATTCTTAAAGAATAAAATTTAA
- a CDS encoding alanine/glycine:cation symporter family protein, producing MDFLNSIIGKINNVLWSYVLIVLLLLSGLFYTLRTGFAQGRLLGDMVALITGKLSSLRDGEKKIAGQVTGFQAFCIAVASHVGTGNLAGVAIAVSIGGPGALFWMWIIALLGAATSMIENTLAQTYKVKDSKGGFRGGPSYYMEKALGQKTLGYIFSVIVILTFAFIFNTVQANTIAKAFETSFASFGMNSYIAAIILAALTALVIFGGLHRIANVVSLMVPIMAIAYVVVAVIVLALNITHIPRLFLSIIEAAFGVKQAVGGAIGVAMLQGIKRGLYSNEAGMGSAPNAAATSNVSHPVKQGLLQAFGVFVDTILICSATGFIVLLYPEYNAGTDTGIQLTQFALSYSVGAWGAHFITLCIFLFAFSSLIGNYYYGEANLEFLTKSKSSMFIFRVLTVVFVFLGSIASLGLVWDMADVFMGIMALMNIIVIAILSPKAVAIIKDYIKQRKEGKNPVFRAKDIPGLENTECWDD from the coding sequence ATGGATTTTTTAAATTCTATAATTGGAAAAATCAACAATGTTTTATGGTCTTATGTACTTATTGTACTTTTACTGCTATCAGGGTTATTTTATACTTTGAGAACAGGTTTTGCACAAGGAAGATTATTAGGTGATATGGTTGCATTAATCACTGGTAAACTTTCTTCACTTAGAGATGGTGAAAAGAAAATTGCTGGACAAGTAACTGGTTTCCAAGCATTTTGTATAGCTGTTGCTTCTCACGTTGGAACAGGTAACCTTGCAGGAGTTGCGATAGCTGTTTCAATTGGTGGTCCTGGAGCATTATTTTGGATGTGGATAATAGCTCTTTTGGGTGCTGCAACAAGTATGATTGAAAATACTTTAGCTCAAACTTATAAAGTAAAAGATAGTAAAGGTGGATTTAGAGGTGGTCCTTCTTACTATATGGAAAAAGCCCTTGGTCAAAAAACACTTGGTTATATTTTCTCAGTTATAGTTATATTAACATTTGCTTTTATATTTAATACAGTTCAAGCAAATACAATAGCTAAAGCATTTGAAACTTCATTTGCTTCGTTTGGAATGAACTCATATATAGCAGCCATAATTTTAGCTGCTCTTACTGCTTTGGTAATATTTGGAGGTTTACATAGAATAGCTAATGTTGTATCTCTAATGGTTCCAATAATGGCAATTGCATATGTTGTTGTAGCAGTAATTGTTTTAGCACTTAATATCACTCATATTCCTAGACTATTTTTGAGTATTATTGAAGCTGCTTTTGGTGTAAAACAAGCAGTTGGTGGAGCAATAGGTGTTGCTATGCTTCAAGGTATCAAGAGAGGATTATATTCCAATGAAGCTGGTATGGGTAGTGCTCCAAATGCAGCTGCAACTTCAAATGTTTCTCACCCAGTAAAACAAGGTTTATTACAAGCATTTGGTGTATTTGTAGATACTATATTAATTTGTAGTGCCACTGGTTTTATAGTTTTATTATATCCAGAATATAATGCAGGAACAGATACTGGAATACAATTAACTCAATTTGCTCTTTCTTATTCAGTTGGTGCTTGGGGAGCACATTTTATAACTCTTTGTATTTTCTTATTTGCATTCAGTTCTTTAATAGGAAATTACTACTATGGTGAAGCAAACTTGGAATTTTTAACTAAGAGTAAATCTTCTATGTTTATATTTAGAGTTTTAACAGTTGTATTTGTATTTTTAGGTTCTATTGCAAGTTTAGGGCTTGTCTGGGATATGGCTGATGTGTTTATGGGAATTATGGCTTTAATGAATATTATAGTTATAGCTATACTTTCTCCAAAAGCTGTGGCTATTATTAAAGATTATATTAAACAAAGAAAAGAAGGTAAAAACCCTGTATTTAGAGCAAAAGATATTCCTGGATTGGAAAATACAGAATGTTGGGATGATTAA
- the glsA gene encoding glutaminase A: protein MEELLKELVEKNRKFTADGNVANYIPELDKADKNALGIYVTTLDGQEFFAGDYNTKFTIQSISKIISLMLAILDNGEEYVFSKVGMEPSGDPFNSIRKLETSSRKKPYNPMINAGAIAVASMIKGKDDREKFLRLLDFAKLITEDDTLDLNYKIYIGESDTGFRNYSMAYFLKGEGIIEGNVNEALTVYFKQCSIEGTAKTISTLGKFLANDGVLSNGERILTTRMAKIIKTLMVTCGMYDSSGEFAVRVGIPSKSGVGGGICSVVPGKMGIGVYGPSLDKKGNSLAGGHLLADLSEELSLNIF from the coding sequence ATGGAAGAACTATTAAAGGAATTAGTTGAAAAAAACAGGAAATTTACAGCAGATGGTAATGTTGCTAATTATATTCCTGAACTTGATAAAGCTGATAAAAATGCCCTAGGAATTTATGTTACAACCTTAGATGGACAAGAATTTTTTGCAGGAGATTATAATACAAAATTTACAATACAAAGTATTTCAAAAATAATTTCTTTAATGTTAGCAATACTAGATAATGGTGAAGAATATGTTTTTTCAAAGGTTGGAATGGAACCAAGTGGTGATCCATTTAACTCAATTAGAAAACTTGAAACATCAAGTAGAAAAAAACCTTATAATCCTATGATAAATGCAGGAGCAATAGCTGTTGCTTCTATGATAAAAGGAAAAGATGATAGAGAAAAATTTTTAAGATTATTGGATTTTGCAAAATTAATAACAGAAGATGATACTTTGGACTTAAATTATAAAATTTATATTGGAGAATCAGATACTGGATTTAGAAACTATTCTATGGCATATTTTTTAAAGGGTGAAGGTATAATTGAAGGAAATGTGAATGAAGCACTTACAGTGTATTTTAAACAATGCTCAATAGAAGGAACTGCCAAAACTATTTCTACATTAGGAAAATTTTTAGCAAATGATGGTGTACTTTCAAATGGTGAAAGAATTTTAACTACAAGGATGGCAAAAATTATTAAGACATTAATGGTAACTTGTGGAATGTATGATAGTTCAGGAGAATTTGCTGTAAGAGTTGGTATCCCTTCAAAAAGTGGAGTAGGTGGAGGAATTTGTTCTGTTGTTCCTGGCAAAATGGGAATAGGTGTATATGGTCCTTCACTTGATAAAAAAGGAAACTCTCTTGCAGGAGGGCATTTACTTGCAGATTTATCTGAAGAACTTTCTTTAAATATTTTTTAG
- the ffh gene encoding signal recognition particle protein, whose translation MLENLGNRFQDIFKKIRGHGKLSETNIKDALREVKMSLLEADVNYKVVKDFTNKISEKAIGTEVIRGVNPAQQFIKLVNDELVELLGGTSSKLTKGLRNPTIIMLAGLQGAGKTTFAAKLAKFLKKQNEKLLLVGVDVYRPAAIKQLQVLGQQIGVDVYSEENSKDVVGIATRAIEKAKEINATYMIVDTAGRLHVDEILMEELKELKKAIKPQEILLVVDAMIGQDAVNLAESFNNALSVDGVILTKLDGDTHGGAALSIKAVVGKPIKFIGVGEKLNDIEIFHPDRLVSRILGMGDVVSLVEKAQEVIDENEAKSLEEKIKSQKFDLNDFLKQLQTIKRLGSLGGILKLIPGMPKIDDLAPAEKEMKKVEAIIQSMTKEERKKPDILKASRKIRIAKGSGTEVSDVNKLLKQFDQMKSMMKMFSSGKMPNMGAMGKGGKFPF comes from the coding sequence ATGTTAGAAAATTTAGGGAATAGATTTCAAGATATTTTTAAGAAAATAAGAGGACATGGAAAACTTAGTGAAACTAATATAAAAGATGCTCTTAGAGAAGTAAAAATGTCACTTTTAGAAGCTGATGTAAACTATAAGGTAGTTAAAGATTTTACTAATAAAATCAGTGAAAAAGCAATAGGGACAGAAGTTATTAGAGGTGTTAATCCAGCACAACAATTTATAAAATTAGTAAATGATGAACTTGTTGAGTTGTTAGGAGGAACTAGCTCAAAATTGACAAAAGGGCTTAGAAATCCAACAATAATTATGTTAGCTGGGTTACAAGGAGCAGGAAAGACAACTTTTGCTGCAAAACTTGCTAAGTTTTTAAAAAAGCAAAATGAAAAGTTATTATTGGTAGGAGTAGATGTATATAGACCTGCTGCTATAAAACAATTACAAGTTTTAGGGCAACAAATAGGAGTAGATGTCTATTCAGAGGAAAATAGTAAGGATGTTGTTGGAATTGCAACAAGAGCAATAGAAAAAGCAAAAGAAATTAATGCAACTTATATGATAGTGGATACAGCTGGTAGATTACATGTAGATGAAATTCTTATGGAAGAATTAAAAGAGTTAAAAAAAGCTATTAAACCACAGGAAATTTTACTTGTTGTAGATGCTATGATAGGACAGGATGCAGTTAATTTAGCAGAATCTTTTAACAATGCTTTAAGTGTTGATGGAGTTATTTTAACTAAGCTAGATGGAGATACTCATGGAGGAGCAGCCCTATCTATAAAGGCTGTTGTAGGAAAACCAATAAAATTTATTGGAGTTGGAGAAAAACTTAATGATATTGAAATTTTTCACCCAGATAGATTAGTATCAAGAATATTAGGAATGGGAGATGTTGTTTCACTTGTTGAAAAAGCACAAGAGGTGATAGATGAGAATGAAGCAAAATCTTTGGAAGAAAAAATAAAGTCTCAAAAATTTGATTTAAATGATTTTTTAAAGCAATTACAAACGATAAAAAGATTAGGTTCACTTGGTGGAATATTAAAATTAATCCCAGGTATGCCAAAGATTGATGATTTGGCTCCTGCTGAAAAAGAGATGAAAAAAGTTGAAGCTATTATTCAGTCTATGACAAAAGAAGAGAGAAAGAAACCTGATATTTTAAAAGCAAGTAGAAAAATAAGAATTGCAAAAGGTAGTGGAACAGAAGTGTCAGATGTAAATAAACTACTTAAACAATTTGACCAAATGAAATCTATGATGAAAATGTTTAGTTCTGGTAAAATGCCTAATATGGGGGCTATGGGAAAAGGTGGAAAATTTCCATTTTAA
- the rpsP gene encoding 30S ribosomal protein S16 translates to MLKLRLTRLGDKKRPSYRLVAMEALSKRDGGAIAYLGNYFPLEDSRVVLKEEEILKFLKNGAQPTRTVKSILVKAGVWAKFEESKKK, encoded by the coding sequence ATGTTAAAATTAAGACTTACAAGATTAGGGGATAAAAAGAGACCTTCTTATAGATTAGTAGCTATGGAAGCATTATCTAAAAGAGATGGAGGAGCAATAGCTTACTTAGGTAATTATTTTCCATTAGAAGATTCAAGAGTAGTATTAAAAGAAGAAGAAATCTTAAAATTCTTAAAAAATGGAGCTCAACCTACAAGAACTGTAAAATCAATTTTAGTTAAAGCTGGAGTATGGGCTAAGTTTGAAGAATCTAAAAAGAAATAG
- a CDS encoding phage holin family protein: MEKEKGIIKICIVIGSYLSYFIGGWSISMEVMFVFMACDYITGYLRSLLKKKLSSRAGYRGLIKKTGYIFAVVVGAALDRLIIANNLNVPITILGFPISFKVMMICSVIGTEGISIAENLKEMGLIVPFPIKKLFKQLKQDDTNEDIKNKEP; encoded by the coding sequence ATGGAGAAAGAAAAGGGAATCATTAAGATTTGTATAGTTATAGGTAGTTATTTAAGTTATTTCATAGGTGGTTGGAGCATATCTATGGAAGTAATGTTTGTATTTATGGCTTGTGATTATATTACAGGTTATTTAAGAAGTTTACTTAAAAAGAAATTGTCCTCTAGGGCAGGATATAGAGGATTAATTAAGAAAACTGGATATATATTTGCAGTAGTGGTAGGAGCTGCACTAGATAGGTTAATAATAGCAAATAACTTAAATGTTCCTATAACTATTCTAGGATTTCCTATTTCTTTCAAAGTTATGATGATTTGCAGCGTGATAGGAACAGAAGGAATAAGTATAGCAGAGAATCTAAAAGAAATGGGATTAATAGTACCTTTCCCTATAAAGAAACTATTTAAACAATTAAAACAAGATGATACAAATGAAGATATAAAAAATAAAGAGCCTTAA
- a CDS encoding DUF1353 domain-containing protein, whose amino-acid sequence MELSPLLTEPLGDNKWILKEEYKYEINSYVITVPKGFVTDLASVPRVLWVFFPPFGKYTRAAIIHDYLYSELNDTFINRYWADKIFIFIMREHGVSAYKRVSMYRAVRMFGEPSWKRKIKNEGYTEQAIIDHTKEAIKYNKEMKEKLKL is encoded by the coding sequence ATGGAACTAAGTCCACTACTAACTGAACCATTAGGAGATAATAAGTGGATTTTAAAAGAAGAGTATAAGTATGAAATAAATAGCTATGTTATAACAGTACCAAAGGGATTCGTTACTGATTTAGCAAGTGTTCCTAGAGTTTTGTGGGTATTTTTTCCACCTTTTGGCAAATATACTAGGGCTGCAATCATTCATGATTACTTGTACTCTGAATTAAATGATACTTTTATAAATCGTTATTGGGCAGATAAAATATTTATTTTTATTATGAGAGAACATGGAGTATCAGCTTATAAAAGAGTTTCAATGTATCGTGCTGTAAGAATGTTTGGAGAACCTTCATGGAAAAGAAAAATCAAAAATGAAGGTTACACTGAACAAGCTATTATAGACCATACAAAAGAAGCTATTAAATATAATAAAGAAATGAAAGAAAAATTAAAATTATAG
- a CDS encoding M15 family metallopeptidase has translation MGKFSKRSLDNLAGCHPDLVKIANLAIQRIDFTVIEGHRTAEEQRKKIKQGFSTIMNSKHCETPSRAFDFIPYPFKQEDWNDSEKFNKIGEVLLECAKELGIKARRGADWNLNGSTKDEVQRGSYDGPHFELLSDEELKKIKK, from the coding sequence ATGGGAAAGTTTAGTAAAAGAAGTTTAGACAATCTTGCAGGGTGTCATCCAGATTTAGTAAAAATAGCAAATCTTGCTATACAGAGAATTGATTTTACTGTAATTGAAGGACATCGAACAGCAGAGGAACAGAGAAAAAAAATTAAACAAGGTTTTTCAACGATAATGAATAGTAAGCATTGTGAAACACCTAGTAGAGCATTTGATTTCATTCCCTATCCATTTAAACAAGAGGATTGGAATGATTCAGAAAAATTTAACAAAATTGGAGAAGTTCTTTTAGAGTGTGCAAAAGAATTAGGGATAAAAGCAAGGCGTGGAGCAGATTGGAATTTAAATGGAAGTACAAAAGATGAAGTTCAAAGAGGAAGTTATGACGGACCTCATTTTGAATTATTATCTGATGAAGAATTAAAAAAAATCAAAAAATAG
- a CDS encoding tyrosine-type recombinase/integrase has translation MERIMLENLKKENVEIYLEYLESCKANNWDTWETTYKTYTYNFKLFLTWFENTYKNRYLLGKDTLKDMPSIIEKYRNYCRSLGNSKRTLMNKVTSISSFYSWCVRRNKIKFHPFTDKLDKLKFTDKDKIRKSYFLNTEQILTVRLFMKFQNKKYDIQDRILWELFLDSACRISAIQNLKIEQLRLEEGFFEDAKEKEGYIVNVFFFDKCKELLQEWIKVRLEKGIKSEWLFITKYKKIYKKMSQGAMRQRIKKMGIILDIPDLYPHTLRKTSINLINNLGGLGLASSYANHTSSNVTSKHYIQKASPVEIRNSLILQRKKLGIF, from the coding sequence ATGGAAAGAATAATGTTAGAAAATTTAAAAAAGGAAAATGTTGAAATTTACTTGGAGTATTTGGAAAGTTGTAAGGCTAATAATTGGGATACATGGGAGACTACTTATAAAACTTATACTTATAATTTTAAATTGTTTTTGACCTGGTTTGAAAATACTTATAAAAATAGGTATTTATTAGGAAAGGATACTTTAAAAGATATGCCTTCAATCATAGAAAAATATAGAAATTATTGCAGAAGTTTAGGAAATAGCAAGAGAACATTAATGAATAAAGTAACATCAATCAGTAGCTTTTATTCATGGTGTGTTAGAAGGAATAAGATAAAATTTCATCCATTTACAGATAAATTAGATAAGTTAAAATTTACTGACAAAGATAAAATTAGAAAAAGTTATTTTTTAAATACAGAGCAAATACTAACAGTTAGGCTTTTTATGAAATTTCAAAATAAAAAATATGATATTCAAGACAGGATTTTGTGGGAACTTTTTTTGGATAGTGCTTGCAGAATAAGTGCTATTCAAAATTTAAAGATAGAACAACTTAGACTTGAAGAAGGATTTTTTGAAGATGCAAAAGAGAAAGAAGGGTATATTGTAAATGTATTTTTCTTTGATAAATGCAAGGAATTATTACAAGAATGGATAAAAGTAAGATTAGAAAAGGGAATAAAATCAGAATGGCTTTTTATAACAAAATACAAAAAAATATATAAAAAAATGAGTCAAGGAGCTATGAGGCAAAGAATTAAAAAAATGGGAATAATTTTGGATATTCCAGATTTATACCCTCATACATTAAGGAAGACATCTATAAACTTAATAAACAATCTTGGTGGTTTAGGACTTGCTTCTAGTTATGCTAATCATACAAGTAGTAATGTGACTAGTAAACACTATATACAAAAAGCAAGTCCAGTAGAAATAAGAAATTCACTTATTTTACAAAGAAAAAAATTAGGAATTTTTTAG